GGAAGTGGGATTTCTCCGAGGATTCTGTAGGGTCATAGTTTTTCCTTCCACCAACGATCTCTAGCAACACCATTCCATAGCTATACACATCACTCTTTTCGGATATGGCCACATTGGTTATCCACTCTGGAGCAAGGTATCCTCTAGTGCCTCTCATGGTTGTGAAAACATGGCTTTGTTCTCGAGTCATTAGCTTTGCTAAGCCAAAATCTGAGACTTTGGCCAGGAAACGGTCGTCAAGAAGCACATTTTCAGGTTTAATGTCGCAGTGAACAATCTTTGCATCGCAATCTTCATGGAGGTAAGCTAATCCTTTTGCTGTTCCCAATGCTATACTGAATCTTGTTTCCCAATCTAACATgaattcttctttgtttttcttgaataTCCATTTGTCCAAGGACCCGTTAGCCATGTACTCATACGCAAGAAGCCGGTGTGTTCCTTCAGCACAGAAGCCTTTGAGCCTCACCAAGTGATGATGATGGATCCTCCCAATTATGCTAACTTCAGCTCTAAATTCCTTCTTTCCTTGACCAATGCCTTCTAACTTCTTTACAGCAAGTCTGGTTCCATCTGGGAGAGCTCCTTCATAAACCGAGCCAAACCCTCCTTGCCCCAGCTTCATTGAGAAATTATTTGTTGCCGTTTGAAGATCTTTGAAGGAGAAACGAATAGGCATCCCGGACAAACTCTCCAGGAAATTATCCTCTTCGGAAGTCTCTTGAGGAGATTCTGGCAATCTTTTCTTCCACTTGTAATATCGAAATGCTGCATAAAGCAGACCAGCAATGACAAGTACCGTGCCAATAACTATTATGGCCACAAATGGAAAGGGTTTTTTGCTGCTAGAGCCCTTCTCATCAATTGTGCCACCTCCATTACTTAAGACTTTAATGTAGGAAACAAAACCCGAGTCCCTATCAGAGGACTTGAAACTACCTAAGCTATCTAGCAAAAAGCAGTTGCCGGAactattttgaaagaaaataccAAGGCAAGAGCAGTTACCAGCACATGAAGCTTTGCAACCGTTTAGATCAGTTTTCGAAGATGGTGGAAGGAAACCAAGCGCAAAATAACCGAGCTCTTCTCCAAAATTCACAAGCTGTGTAGAATCATTTGAGCCATCACATGGAGAGACAATCCCTGTACTGCAATTTCCACTGGCGCTAAGAGCTGAAGGGCACTGGCATTTGTTGTCGCTTGAACAAATATAATATGCACCACAAGGTTCTGGTGTGCCACATGGATCCGTTGGTATTTTTGTTGGCGTAGCACCATTTTCCCCAACGTCTTGGAGATTATAGAAAGAGATGAACCCGTCACTTCCTAAATCTGCAATCCAagttccattggcatcattattgTCCGCAAAAATAAACTGCCACAGTAGTACTTTACTGCTGTCATAAAACCTCCATGAATTTCCTTCAATAGTTGCCGTGGCGACCACCCCACCAtctttattgatgattatcCGATTGTCCTTCCGCATCGACCAATAAGGCTGTGGATTTTGAAATGCTGCAGAAAGAATCATATCCCCCGACTTGATTTCAAGAACATAGCTCAAGTTATTGGGGCTGGGATCACTCACAAGTTTCATTCCTTCCTTTAGGACCTGGTTTGCGATTAGGCTATCCGTGGGATGGTCGAAGCTCTGCCAAATTACAGTACTATCACTTCCAAGCACAACCAAGTTTCCATTGTCTTGCAGTTCCATTGCAGAGACACCTTTCCCACCAGTATTGGTTGTCCAAACTACTGTCCCTCTTTTCTGTAAGAACACATTTCCTAGTTCATCAAAGACAAATTTATCAGAATTTGTAACTGGGGAGCCTCTATTTGCAGACCAGATTACTTTTTGTGAACTTCCCATGTGAACGACAACTAGTAGAAACAATGTGACATCAGGGGTTGTGGAGAAGCCAAAAGCAAAATCCGAGTTGTTTGATAAAAGAAACAATCCATCGCGATCAATAAAAGTCATTTGAGATCCTTGAAACCCTGGACTAATCTTGCCAATACTTTGAATACTACCGCTGGAGGTTTCAGATTGGAGGGAAATCAACAATGAAATATAGCCGAACACACAAATTATTTCCCCAATTTCCATGACCAAAAATAACTGTAAATTCAGCTAGACTTGGAAGAATAAGAGATCACAGGAGGAGATGATAACAGAAAATCAGCCAAAAAGAGGAATCTTACCAAAAAAGAGGAGCATGAGACGACGAAAGGATACAAAAGAACCCATTTACAAGTGATTCAGTAACACTTATACTCCATATTCAGCAGCCAAATAATAAGCTTGAATTTCGAAATTGGCCAAgtttgaagaagaggaagaagacaatCGGCTACTAAAACTACAAGATTAACATTTTAACAGCCAAAAACCCCAATTGAGAAACCAGAGACGTGCAGGGCACACAGCCCTTCTGTTTCCCACAGAAGAATCTGCCAATCAAAACATGTATCCTCGGTTTTTTTGGCTGCCCAAATGCTTTTAATTCAGGAAGTCAACAAAGATAAACGAGAACCTCAATTTCCGCAACTACAGGGCACTCCGTATCACAGAACAAAGACCCACTTGAACAATGGGTAGTCTTGATTTCGATTGAAACAAGCTTTGAATGCTATCTGAACCGAACCAGATTCAGAAGAAAATTATTCCCATAACAAAaaatcttctaagaactaaGGAAGCAATAAAGTTAAGATAGAAAGAGACACTACTGCAAAGGAAGCTGTTTTACCTCAATTTTTGGTGCATAAACAAGTGGAATTGCAGACATGGGTCTCTCTGTCTTGTTTCTTAAATCGGTCGTATGCGATTGTCTCACAACAGATCAGAGAGATCTGAGGTGGGTTTTATCTTTATTAAATTCCCAACTGTCAAAAGAAAGTTATTTTCTTTACGTGTGGATTGAGTCGATGGAAACAGATTCAATGATTCCTTGTATATGCATTTTCGCTCTGTTTTTTTTGAAACGTCTATGGGCAATTTCACATGACTCCCTATGTTTTTTTCCAGATTTTAACTTTCAACAGTTGCTGATTAACGTCACACCGTCACAAACCAAGACTCGTTGTGCATATGTGTCTGCAGAAATGAAGTGATGGTTgggattaatttaatttaatggaAAGTTGGAAGGGAGTGATCGAGAaggtcaaaagtcaaaacatcCAGCAGCAAACGCATTCCCTTTGGGCAAGGGCGGTACATTCAACTGAAACAGTGGGACCCGAGCCATGTCAACTACTTGAATTCCCATTATTACCCTCGCCTTTTCTTCACATGGCATTTAAGCCGATAAATTAAAGGAGGCTGGAGGCATCAGCTGCGTGGCACATGACATGACGAACCGCGTTTGGCATTTGTATGTGCTTGCCGCTTAATTAGTGAAGAAATTTGCCATTTGCTCCTATCCTTGGAGCCCCAAATCCATATGTAAGTGTCTTTAGATTTGTTTTAATCTTataaattcaaacccaaacacATTAAGGATGTTAGGATATAGTATTTAACTCTCTCATGTCTTTTGTCCTTGTAAACTGATTTATATCAAACCTAACAAATGGATAGTTAGAGGCCACGTGCAAATAGACTAAGATTTCATTCTTATATCATGTTAGAAATTTAATCTCAAACACATCAAAGATATATTATGGGTCACGAGCTGAAGAAAACAAATGCTTAGATCTCTCTTTGTGACAttggtttgtattattttatcTTTGGATCTCTCTTTGTTTACATATCCGAAACACAATAATCAATGAACAAATGTTTCATCTCTCTTGACAATATCCTTAAACATGCATCATGCATGTGAATAAAACCTACAACCAATAGAACTTCACATCGATCTCTTAAGATTGGACATGAATGCTAATATGTTTCCACATGGTTAACAGCCAATATTTGATGGGTTGTTCACATGGGTTTGCCCTTAAAATTAATGTAGCACCAGTGCGCCAATCTCGTTCTATGTACATGGAATTCAGTGTACGTAATAACTGTACTTTTATACAGCCGATATATCACATCTATTATATGCATAGTGAAATCAATGTTTTCGAAATTTGTGCTCAAGTGAACATTTAATATTAGAAAAATACACATTTCCATGCATATTAACAATATTATTTGTTATACGTTATCCACCTCTCAATGATACATCGAGTCCACAAAGTTTTATTTCTCCTTAATCCAACTACCAAAGCCGAAGCTCATAGGTGAAAGTCCTACTCACTTGGACTAAGAAAAAACCTTATTACATGTTAATGATGGACTTTATCTGTATTAACCTATTGGTTGGACATTGTCCAACTGATATGGGACTTAACTCGTAACATTTAATAATCGTATTTTGTTTAGATGtgtaatttttgtatttatttttatttcttccaGGACACGAACATGTGGATCCCGAACATGCTGTGCAAATgacaattataaaatatttcGTAGGATAATACATCTACataaacatatattatatacatcTAGGTATAATAAATGGTCGATACTAAGAGATTATGGTCGACACTGATAATCTTCGGATTTTGAAGAGATACTGTCCATAATCTCACTTGCTTgaaatcatatattcatatgccCCGCGTATCAACAGAGGTACGCATAATAACTTCTGACTAAAGTAATGCAAAAATTATGTTGATCGTGCAAGATATATATTAATGTATATTCTTTTTTAATAACCGAAAACAtcatcatataaattttttctttggacatccgatatgtGTCTAAACTCGAGTCGTCAATCTTGTACGTACATAAATTTTCTACATAACGACATGGTAAGTTGTGCAACATCCAATACATAGCCACATAATTAAATATTGCtcccaacaaaaatcaaactcatgatCTTTTGAACTGATACGATTTAACCCTAGAGAGATTTACCAACTAGGTTATTATAAAGTGGTTATATATCAATGTATAACATATATGCATGAATTACCAACAAACCACGATCCTGTCAAGATGATATAATGGGTGTGTTTGATCAACCTCAACCAACTCAATAAACGATtcgagaacaaaaaaaaagtgataaacATAACGTAATTATTCAGCATTGTCGCCTAATTTTGCACGACTTTGATGGTGAAATACTATACTTTATGACTAAAATTGACCTGAAATAATTGAAAGTTGATCATGTTGcattaattaagaaaaagaaaaggtggataaggttttcattttgaaaagaaaatagtgTATTTTACAAATTATTGAttaatcatacatatatatcaagCACTTTCTTCTCCAAGTGGGAAGCCTTGAACAAATGTTCCATCAACTTTAGGTTATAAAATTGCATTAGGTAATCTCCATCCAATAATCCTAAGTTTCGATAAAGATGATCAGAAATTGGTCACCAAAACCCTTTTTGAGTGCAAACTCAAGAATTCTTAACCGGGGAAGTTTCCAATTGATGCATTATATTGTTATTTACTAGTATTATACAACTATACTAATATAAACTACTATTTTATGAAATGTTTGTGGGGCCTGTCTTGTGGCCTGTAATATACCTTGGGCCAATATTGAGCCCATCATAAGCCCAATAACTTGACAAGTGATTGCACGCGCACCGATGAACCCACAAGCCATAACCCAATGCACACAAAAGTAATAGTATGAGATGAAGCCCAGATGAatgttgggcttgggcttgggcttcagTTGAACGCTACTTCGATAGTGACCAACACTTatttaaaatgaaacaaaatggaatattaattaTGAAGGGTCTGTTTGATTGTGGCGGTCACTCGTTTTGGTTCTCCTAATCCTAATTGGAAAGGGAAATTGTAGTCGCTCCAAACTCCTTCCTATTTCGCTGTCAGTTAGTTCACTCACTCATTCTCATTCACTCTTACAGAGCCCAGACGACGAGCACTGCCAAGCAAGAGACGCAACTCGGGATTCACCGCCAATGGCGTCCCGGACTCAAGTCGATGATCTCTTACTTAAAAAACTATCATTGCCACCGGTATCATCTTCAAAATCGAATCCAAGTCTTTCTGTCTCTCACGCATTATCGTCTGTTGAAGCCTTCTCtccctcttcttcatcttccacCGCCATCGCCGAACCCGAAGAATCAAGGTCCTCACTattgtttatgtttttgtgttttcgATGATTTAATGTCGAATTTATGGTTGCTTGATGTTTTCAGAGTAATTCTGCGCCAACGAAGCCGATCGAAGGCCAAAAGACCGGGACCAGTGGAGTTCGAAAGAAGGTACGTTACTgtgttttctcttttgttctcatatatatatatgtaaaatttgTTCACATTTCAATTTGGATTGGCTGTTTGGTTGCGAAAGGAAATAGAGCAGTGGGGGATAGATTTAGGTttcgaatattttttttttgttccgaCTGATAACTGAATAACGCTTTCAATTACGGAAATAGTATTTGTATGAGTAGGCTTTAGCGGGGTGCTTCAACAGAAGAACGTTTTCATTTAATTACGGGAAAGTGTATTGTATAATTAGTCTCATTGGATTGCTTTTCACTGGCGAGCCTTGAATGTCTTCTCGTCGAAGTTTGTTTAGCTTGTCTTTGCTAAAACTTTTGTGTTTAACTCGATTGTTTATGGGTCAAAGTCTTCATGCAAGAGAATTACCTTGAAACTTGGAGTTAGGTACGGGATTCTTACTTTTTTCCATTGCGTTATTCTGCTCTCTTTTTATGGCATTATGGTTTTCATGGATTTCACATTTTCATGTGCAGTCATAGTTTAATTCTCTGCACAAAAGTGGGGTCTCTGTATCAGGAGGAGATGGCTGAGAAGCTGCACAGGTCAATTTTCTTCGTTGTGTTTGTCAGTAATCAATTGGTGATTTTTCTTATATGTTCTGATAGAGGTCGTCAAATACGTGAGTAATACACAGCTTCAAGTATATCTGAACTTTACTGTTATTTCTATTTGTAAATGCAGATTATTATCAAGATTACTGCTGGGAAGGGTGTTGGAAAATTTTTGATTGGCAAGTAAGTCTTTCTATTGgctaatgttatttttttggtaGCTGCTGTGTAAAGAATGATGCCAAGTGCCTTAGGCtggaaaatatatttataacatTGAGTGATTTTGGTTTTCAGGTTGTTTCATATCCAActgctatttgattttatgTCTGGGCAAAGTTATGATGCAAGAAAATTACCTTGCAAATTCGATTTAGGTTAGAGTTTCTTACTCTTTCCATTGTTCTGTTTATTTTTTAGGGCATTACGGTTTTGATGGATTCCAAATTTTCGTGTACTGTCATTGTTTCTAAGCCATTTCTTAATTTGAGTGCATTACAGAGAATGTTGACGTCTACACCACCTATTTCTCCTGTTATCCTGTAGAAGGTAACTTTGTACTTCCATATGTTAGCCGTTGCACTCTTGTAACTCTATCATTGAACCACATGATCGCCTGTATTTAGTTTTACTTATTGTTTGGTTAAAGATATATGGACAAGCCAATGGTGGATTTATAATGAGTGCAATCCATAACCCCTGTGGGCCCGAGTATGCTTGCTGTGTCAAGGTGAACGGCTTGAGTTCCTTGTTAGATACGTCTGGAATCATAATTGAATGAATACGATTCTGTTTTTCTTATCGC
This genomic window from Tripterygium wilfordii isolate XIE 37 chromosome 9, ASM1340144v1, whole genome shotgun sequence contains:
- the LOC120005886 gene encoding G-type lectin S-receptor-like serine/threonine-protein kinase SD2-5 isoform X2 gives rise to the protein MGSFVSFRRLMLLFFGNVFLQKRGTVVWTTNTGGKGVSAMELQDNGNLVVLGSDSTVIWQSFDHPTDSLIANQVLKEGMKLVSDPSPNNLSYVLEIKSGDMILSAAFQNPQPYWSMRKDNRIIINKDGGVVATATIEGNSWRFYDSSKVLLWQFIFADNNDANGTWIADLGSDGFISFYNLQDVGENGATPTKIPTDPCGTPEPCGAYYICSSDNKCQCPSALSASGNCSTGIVSPCDGSNDSTQLVNFGEELGYFALGFLPPSSKTDLNGCKASCAGNCSCLGIFFQNSSGNCFLLDSLGSFKSSDRDSGFVSYIKVLSNGGGTIDEKGSSSKKPFPFVAIIVIGTVLVIAGLLYAAFRYYKWKKRLPESPQETSEEDNFLESLSGMPIRFSFKDLQTATNNFSMKLGQGGFGSVYEGALPDGTRLAVKKLEGIGQGKKEFRAEVSIIGRIHHHHLVRLKGFCAEGTHRLLAYEYMANGSLDKWIFKKNKEEFMLDWETRFSIALGTAKGLAYLHEDCDAKIVHCDIKPENVLLDDRFLAKVSDFGLAKLMTREQSHVFTTMRGTRGYLAPEWITNVAISEKSDVYSYGMVLLEIVGGRKNYDPTESSEKSHFPSYAFKMMEEGKLRDIVDTKLKVAAEDEESVSRTMKVALWCIQEDMHVRPSMSKVAQMLEGLSPVPLPPMSSPLGSRLHANFFKSISEEGTTSSGPSDCNSDAYLSAVRLSGPR
- the LOC120005886 gene encoding G-type lectin S-receptor-like serine/threonine-protein kinase SD2-5 isoform X3, whose product is MELQDNGNLVVLGSDSTVIWQSFDHPTDSLIANQVLKEGMKLVSDPSPNNLSYVLEIKSGDMILSAAFQNPQPYWSMRKDNRIIINKDGGVVATATIEGNSWRFYDSSKVLLWQFIFADNNDANGTWIADLGSDGFISFYNLQDVGENGATPTKIPTDPCGTPEPCGAYYICSSDNKCQCPSALSASGNCSTGIVSPCDGSNDSTQLVNFGEELGYFALGFLPPSSKTDLNGCKASCAGNCSCLGIFFQNSSGNCFLLDSLGSFKSSDRDSGFVSYIKVLSNGGGTIDEKGSSSKKPFPFVAIIVIGTVLVIAGLLYAAFRYYKWKKRLPESPQETSEEDNFLESLSGMPIRFSFKDLQTATNNFSMKLGQGGFGSVYEGALPDGTRLAVKKLEGIGQGKKEFRAEVSIIGRIHHHHLVRLKGFCAEGTHRLLAYEYMANGSLDKWIFKKNKEEFMLDWETRFSIALGTAKGLAYLHEDCDAKIVHCDIKPENVLLDDRFLAKVSDFGLAKLMTREQSHVFTTMRGTRGYLAPEWITNVAISEKSDVYSYGMVLLEIVGGRKNYDPTESSEKSHFPSYAFKMMEEGKLRDIVDTKLKVAAEDEESVSRTMKVALWCIQEDMHVRPSMSKVAQMLEGLSPVPLPPMSSPLGSRLHANFFKSISEEGTTSSGPSDCNSDAYLSAVRLSGPR
- the LOC120005886 gene encoding G-type lectin S-receptor-like serine/threonine-protein kinase SD2-5 isoform X1; amino-acid sequence: MEIGEIICVFGYISLLISLQSETSSGSIQSIGKISPGFQGSQMTFIDRDGLFLLSNNSDFAFGFSTTPDVTLFLLVVVHMGSSQKVIWSANRGSPVTNSDKFVFDELGNVFLQKRGTVVWTTNTGGKGVSAMELQDNGNLVVLGSDSTVIWQSFDHPTDSLIANQVLKEGMKLVSDPSPNNLSYVLEIKSGDMILSAAFQNPQPYWSMRKDNRIIINKDGGVVATATIEGNSWRFYDSSKVLLWQFIFADNNDANGTWIADLGSDGFISFYNLQDVGENGATPTKIPTDPCGTPEPCGAYYICSSDNKCQCPSALSASGNCSTGIVSPCDGSNDSTQLVNFGEELGYFALGFLPPSSKTDLNGCKASCAGNCSCLGIFFQNSSGNCFLLDSLGSFKSSDRDSGFVSYIKVLSNGGGTIDEKGSSSKKPFPFVAIIVIGTVLVIAGLLYAAFRYYKWKKRLPESPQETSEEDNFLESLSGMPIRFSFKDLQTATNNFSMKLGQGGFGSVYEGALPDGTRLAVKKLEGIGQGKKEFRAEVSIIGRIHHHHLVRLKGFCAEGTHRLLAYEYMANGSLDKWIFKKNKEEFMLDWETRFSIALGTAKGLAYLHEDCDAKIVHCDIKPENVLLDDRFLAKVSDFGLAKLMTREQSHVFTTMRGTRGYLAPEWITNVAISEKSDVYSYGMVLLEIVGGRKNYDPTESSEKSHFPSYAFKMMEEGKLRDIVDTKLKVAAEDEESVSRTMKVALWCIQEDMHVRPSMSKVAQMLEGLSPVPLPPMSSPLGSRLHANFFKSISEEGTTSSGPSDCNSDAYLSAVRLSGPR